In one Bactrocera tryoni isolate S06 chromosome 5, CSIRO_BtryS06_freeze2, whole genome shotgun sequence genomic region, the following are encoded:
- the LOC120779067 gene encoding lysosomal aspartic protease-like, with protein MFKFFVFFTICAALASANMVRVPIYKNPNYRRTHETVKTETAYLRSKYHVPTPRATEQLDNSLNLEYYGKITIGTPAQEFLVLFDSGSSNLWVPSATCPTSNAACQAHNKYNSSASSTYVANGESFSIEYGSGSLSGFLSQDTVRVAGLTIQNQVFAEAMQEPGTSFLYSNFDGLMGMAFQQISNDDVVPPFYNMWTQGLISQNLFSFYLARAGTSSQGGEMILGGSDSSLYQGSLTYVPVSEEGYWQFAVDSGSIGSQVLCSSGCQAIADTGTSLIVAPYYGYVAYMNVVDPDGDGYIDCSSISSLPDMEFVIGGTTFTVPASQYVIESEGQCSPAVSYMGTDFWILGDIFIGLYYTEFDMGNSRIGFAPVA; from the coding sequence ATGTTCAAGTTCTTCGTATTCTTCACCATTTGTGCCGCCTTGGCCTCGGCCAACATGGTGCGCGTGCCCATCTACAAGAACCCCAACTACCGTAGGACACACGAAACCGTGAAAACCGAAACAGCTTACTTGCGCAGTAAATACCATGTTCCCACTCCCCGCGCCACCGAGCAATTGGATAACAGCTTGAACTTGGAATACTACGGCAAGATCACCATCGGTACACCAGCACAGGAATTCTTGGTACTCTTCGATTCTGGTTCCTCAAACTTGTGGGTGCCATCAGCCACCTGCCCCACCAGCAATGCCGCCTGCCAGGCCCACAACAAATATAATTCCAGCGCTTCCAGCACTTATGTAGCCAATGGCGAAAGCTTCTCCATCGAATACGGTTCCGGTAGTTTGTCTGGTTTCCTGTCCCAAGATACCGTCAGAGTAGCTGGACTCACCATTCAAAACCAAGTGTTCGCTGAGGCTATGCAAGAACCCGGTACCAGCTTCCTTTACTCCAATTTCGATGGTTTAATGGGTATGGCTTTCCAACAAATTTCTAATGACGACGTAGTGCCACCATTCTACAACATGTGGACTCAGGGTTTGATCAGCCAGAACCTATTCTCCTTCTATTTGGCTCGTGCTGGCACCTCATCTCAGGGTGGTGAAATGATTTTGGGTGGTTCCGATTCCAGCCTCTACCAAGGTAGTCTCACCTATGTGCCCGTATCTGAGGAAGGCTATTGGCAATTTGCTGTGGACAGCGGTAGCATTGGCAGTCAGGTCTTGTGCAGTTCCGGTTGCCAAGCCATCGCCGATACTGGCACCTCCCTCATTGTGGCTCCATATTACGGTTATGTAGCATACATGAACGTCGTCGATCCCGATGGTGATGGCTATATTGATTGCTCAAGCATCAGCAGCCTTCCCGATATGGAATTCGTCATTGGCGGTACCACCTTCACCGTCCCAGCCTCACAATACGTTATCGAATCTGAGGGACAATGCTCTCCGGCTGTTAGCTACATGGGTACTGACTTCTGGATCTTGGGTGATATCTTCATTGGTCTTTACTACACCGAATTCGATATGGGCAATAGCCGCATTGGTTTCGCTCCAGTCGCTTAG